Below is a window of Candidatus Flexicrinis affinis DNA.
TCCGCGAACAGCAGCGCACTCAGGTTGGTGAACGGCGCGGGCTTGAGCACGACCGTGTTGCCCATCGCCAGCGCCGGCGCGATCTTCCACGCCAGCATCAGCAGCGGGAAATTCCACGGGATGACCTGCCCGATCACGCCGACCGGCGCGTAATCGCGCATCTCGGTTTCCATCAACTGCGCCCATCCGGCGTGATGGTAGAAGTGGCGCGCGACCAGCGGAATGTCGATGTCGCGGCTCTCGCGGATCGACTTGCCGTTGTCCATCGATTCGAGGACGGCCAGCAGGCGCTGATGACGTTGGATGCCGCGCGCGATGGCGTACAGATAGCGGGCGCGGGCGTGTCCGCTCAGCGCCGACCACGACTCGAACGCCGTGCGCGCCGCCTGATACGCCGCGTCGACGTCCTCGGCGGAGGCGTCCGCGACCTCGGCGATCTTCTGCCCGTTGGCCGGGTTGCTGGTGATCAGCGTCTTGCCGCCGGACGGCGCGTGCCACCTGCCGTTGATGAACAGGTCGAACTTGCGGTCGTGGGCATCCAGCCACGCGTTGGCCGCCGACGGCGACTCCGGCGCGGGCGCGTAGTCGAGGCTTTCGAAGTAGTCTTTGACGGTCATGAATCGGTCTCCAGTTTTTCGCGCAGAATGTCGAGGAGGTCGTTGGCGATCGGATCGTAGGTATCGGGATCGCCACCGCTGAAGTAATCGCTGCGCTGTAAATGGAACAGCATCAGGCGCAGGTCGAGAATGGGAAAATCGCGCAGATCGTCGGGCGAGAAGGTGTGACGGCCGCGATACACGGCCCGGTTCACCCATGTGTTCAAATCCTCGCCGTGGACTTCATAGGCGATGTTGTAACCGTCGAACGGGAAGGCGAAGCGGACCCACCAGCCCGGCGTGCGTTCGGCACGGGGCGGAATGTTCAAGGTCTGCGCCTCGGCCATGGCGCGCGTGCGCACGATGTTCCGGCCAAGCTCTTGATCCTGCTTGAGAATGCGCGCGAGTTCCTCAGCAGAGTAGGGCGGCTTCACGACCATACCCGTTAGCCTAACCGACTGCCTTGTAGATCGCCGGACGATAGCGCGGCTCGGGGATCGGAAGTCCTTCCTCGGCAGCAACGCGGAGCCACAGATCTCTTGCGATCTGCACCTCGCGGACAGCGTCTTCAGGCGTTGCGCCAGACGCCGAACAGGGTTCGAGGTCTGGAATATCGGCGATCCATTCGCCGTCCGCTTCGCTCCAGAATACGTTGATGTGATAATCGTGCATGGGTCACGGTCCCACGAGCGACTCAAGGTCGATGACCGCCACAGGCTCAAATCGATCAGGTACCGCGCCGTCATGAATCGAGTGCACGATCATGTCGTGTACGTCCGGTCTGAAGTACTTCTCGCCACACTGACTGCACACAAGAACGGGCACGTTCTCGAACAAGTAGCGCGTACCATCGACTTCGAGAAAATGCGTAATTCGTCGTTCAATCAACTCGCCGCCGCAGTGGCACTTGTCATCCATGCTGCTTCCTCGTCCTCATGTCTGCTTCCCAGCGATCGGAACTGGGTTCGTATACGGTGATCACTTTGCGATGTGGCGGATACGAGACCTGTATATGAAGCGGCCGTCCAGCCTTCGTTAAGCCAAGCAGAAGGCAAGAAGGTCCGTACTTGTCGTTCGGGTAATCCTCTATCACTTCACCTGCCTGTATCGCCTCGTCGATCTCGTCACTTAGGATACGCCGCTGAGCGGACTTCTCGTGTGCGTGTGCGCTCAGTATGAAATTGCGGTCTCTATAGTGTTTGCGAATTTCTTCGTCCGCCGGTGGCATTTAGCCCTCATCCCATCGGCATGTGGTGCTTGGCGGCGTAGCGGCCGGTAACGTGGTGCGACAACTGCCGTTCGATGTCCGTCAGCAGGCCGGACGCGCCGAAGCGGAACAGGTCGGGCTGCATCCAGCGCACGCCGAGCTCTTCGCGCATCAGGGATTGATAGTTGAGCGCGTCTTTCGCCACGCGGATTCCGCCGGCCGGCTTGTAGCCGATCAGGTAGCCGGTGCGCTCGTAGTATTCGCGGATGGCGCGCGTCATCACGAGGCTGACCTCCAGCGTCGCGTTGACCGACTCCTTGCCAGTGCTGGTCTTGATGAAGTCGGCACCGGCCATCATGGCGACGAGGCTGGCTTTGGCGACGTTGGTCAGCGTCCCCAGTTCACCGGTCGCCAGAATGGTCTTGATGTGCGCGTCACCGCACGCCTCGCGGAACGCCTTGACCTCGTCGTACAGCTTCTGCCACTCGTTGCGCAGGGCGTATTCGCGGGTGATGACGATGTCGATTTCGCGCGCGCCGGCCTCGACCGACGCGTGAATCTCTTCCACGCGCTGCTTGAACGGGCTGAGTCCGGCGGGGAACCCGGTGCTGACCGCCGCGACCGGAATGTCGGTGCCTTGCAAGGCGGCGATCGCGTCCGCTACGCGCTGGTGGTAGACGCACACCGCACCCACGGTAATTCCCGCGTCTGCCATGCCCAGCGCTTCGAGGATGTCCTCGCGGACGGGATTGCGCGCCTTCGCGCAGAGGCGCTGCACATTCGAGGGCGTGTCGTCGCCGCTGAGGGTGGTGAGGTCGATGCAGGTCACGGCCTTGAGCAGCCATGCGGCCTGCGCGTCCTGCTTGACGCTGCGACGGGCGGGGATCGTCTTGGCGCGGCGCTCGGCGGCGCTGCGGTTGACCCGCGCCCGGTTCACCCAGCCGAGGTCGAGCGGCATGCCGGGGTTACGTTTGAGTTCGGCGGACGGTTCAGGGACGGCGGCCTGCTTGACGCCGTTCCCGTTGATCGAGGCTGTTTTTCGGGCCATCGCACGCGCCTTTCAAAATGATCGTATAATCCAGTATAGCACGGCGGACTATCGCTGCGCGGCACCTCCCCCCGTCGGTCGATCGAGGAGGCCTGCATGCCGGTCACCAGCCAGTGGGACGACTCGGACGAGACGATCGTCCGCAACGAGTTTTCCGGAAAATGGACGTGGGACGAGTTCTTCGCGGCCAATAAGACGGCGGCGGATTTGATTGCGTCCAAGCCCTATCGCTGCGACATCATCGCCAATATGCGCCCCGGCGTGATGGAATCGGCCGCGCCGGCACTGTACAACGCCCGCGAGGTGATGCGCACCTACCCGGGTAATTTCGGCCTGCTGGTGGTCGTCATCAACCCGTTGATCGGGATGCTCGCCAACGTGTTTAAGCGCTTCGACGCCGAGTTGGGCAACAAGGTCGTCAGCGTCGCCTCGGTCGAACAGGCCCGCGAGCTGATCGCACGAGAGCGCGCGCAGTAAGCCGCCTGATCAACGCACATCCTGTCCCTTTGGTTCGGACAAGCTTGAGAGGAGGAGGCACGTCATGGATGATGCGAGCAAACTTCTGATTCTCGGTGGAGTCCTCAATATCGCGTTTGGCTTGGTCAACGGGATTCCCATTGCGTTGCAGCGCCAATCGCAGCCGGACTACTCGAAATATCTCCGGCTGATCCATGTCGGCGCGCTGATGTGGGGACCGATTCTGATCAGCCTTGTGCTGGCGCTGCAGCTGTCGCCGCTTGACGCAGGGATTGAACTGGTCGCGGCGGGTCTGATGGTTGCGGCGTCGATCCTGCTCAACGTCAAAGATACGCTGAACTGGCGCATGGGCGTAAAGGACGAGTTTGCCGAGAAACCGCGCATTCCGCAGGTGATGGGCGGGCTGTTCTTTCTCACGAGTCTCGTGAGCATCGCGATCATCACGCTGGGAGTCGTGCAAGGGGTCTTCAGCACGTAAGCGCATCCGACGTCCTTAATCTTTGCCGTCACAATCGTGACCTATAATCCTGCCAACTGCGTTCTCAAGTGTGAGAACGACTCTAGTGTCCGAATGATTGGCTGGAAGGCAGTGGCGATATGGCGGATGTAACGGTAGAGTGGGACGACGCCGACGAGACGATCGTTCGGGTGACGTTTATCGGGCGCTTCGCGTGGGACGAGTTTTTTGCGGCACAGGAACAGGCTAACGTCCTGATCGCAAGCAAGTCCTACCGCTGTGACCTGATCGCCGACCTCAGCCGCGGCCGCTCGACCAACGCCGCCCCTGCGCTGATGAACGCCAAGAAGGTCCTCGAGACATCCCCCGACAACCTCGGCCTGTTCGTCGTGATCACGTCGACTCTGGCGAACATTATCATCACGGCGCTCAAGCGCCTCGATCCGGCGCTCGCGGCCCGCGTCCTGACGGCGACACGGCTTGAGCAAGCGCGCCATCTGGTCGCCATGTCGCGCGAGCGGGCATAGCGGGCAGCCGGACCGCGCCCTCCGGAGAGACCGAGCGAGCGACACGTGAACACGAGGCGGTTCGTCGCGAATGCTTTCGATTGTCACCCCGGGAGGCATACCCCGTTGAACCGGCAGAGATGTAACTTGGCGGGTAGACGACACGAGCAGGCCGCGGAACGGCTTGTAGAGGCGACCCGCCGGGTCGTCCCGTGGGGGGGGGGGGGGGGGTGCGGGCCCGCGGCCCCGGGCCCCCCCCCCGCCCCCCCCCCGGGGGGGGGGGGGCCCAGCCCGCGGGCGCCCCCCCCCGGGGGGAGGGGGGGGGGGGGGGGGCGGGGCAGGGGGGGGGGGGGGGGGGGGGGGGGGGGGGGGGAGGGCGGCCGCCGGCCGGCCCCCCGCCCCGGCCCCCCCGCCCCCGGGGGGGGGGGGGGGGGGGGGGGGGGGCCCCCCCCCCCCCCCCCCCGCCCGCCGCCGGGGGGGGAAGGGGAAAGGGGGGGGCCGGAGGGCGGAGGGCGGCCGGGGGGGGGGGGGTGAGGTCTGTGCGACGCGGGGTGAGGCGCCATGACTCGCTTCCTGATCCGCCGTATCGCCCTGCTGGGCGTGACTATGCTGTTCACGTCGATCGTGATCTTCGCGCTGACGCAGGTGCTGCCCGGCGACATCGCGCGCTTGCAGCTCGGGCGTGAGGCGTCCGAGGCCGCACTCGAGGCCTTCCGCGATCGGGCCGGCCTGAACGATCCGCTGCCAATGCAGTACGTCCACTGGCTGGGCGGATTCCTCACCGGCGACTGGGGGATCAGCTACAGCGCCGGCAATCCACCCGTTCAGCCGCTGGTGCTGGCGCGCCTGTCGAACACGCTGCGCCTCGCCGCGCTGACGCTCGTGATCGCCGTGCCGCTGTCGATCGCGCTGGGCGTGGTGGCGGCGCTGCGCCAGAACTCGTGGGTCGACAACCTCATCTCGCTGCTGTCGCTGTCGGTCGTCGGCCTGCCCGAGTTCGTCACCGGCGTCGTGCTGATCAACGTGTTCGCTACGGGGTTGGGCTGGTTCCCGCCGACCGCGCTGATCGCGCCCGATTTCACGTTCGGCGATTGGCTGCGCACGCTGACCCTGCCGGCCATTACGGCGACGTTCGTGCTGCTCGGCTACGTCGTGCGCATGACCCGCGCCGGCATGCTGGAAGAACTGCGCCAGCCCTACGTGCAGACCGCCACGCTCAAGGGGCTGCCGCGGCGCACGGTGATCGTCAAGCACGTGCTGCGCAACGCCCTGATGCCGACCGTGACGGTGGTGGCGCTCAGCGTGGGCTGGCTGATCGGCGGGCTGATCGTGATCGAGAACGTGTTCAGCTTCCCCGGCCTCGGCGCGCTGCTGATCGAGGCGGTGGAGGGCAAGAACATCCCGCTGCTGCAAGCGTGCGTGATGGTGGTGATCTTCTTCTTCGCGCTGGCGAACCTGATCGCCGACCTGCTGTACGCCGCGCTCAACCCGCGCATCCGGTTGGGATAGGGGCGCGGCGGCGCACACGTCGGCCACCTTTCGTGCTAGAATCAGCGGGTAGAATTTGCCCGGACAAAGCTAATCTATGCCTAAAGTCAGCAAGCTCACGTTTATCGATCTCTTCGCAGGTATCGGCGGGTTCCGAATCGGGTTTGAACGTGCCGGATGCACCTGCGTGTTCTCGTCGGAGTGGAATAAGTATGCGCAGGAGACGTATGTTGCCAACTACGGCGAGTGCCCGGCAGGCGACATTACGAAAATCGCTTCGGAGATAATTCCCGATCACGACATATTGACGGCCGGATTCCCCTGCCAGCCATTCAGTATTGCTGGCGTCAGCAAGCACAACGCGCTGGGAAGTGCGCACGGGTTTGAGCACGAGACACAAGGCACGTTGTTCTTTGATGTCGCGCGGATCATTCGCGACAGGCAGCCGGCGGCATTTGTTCTTGAGAACGTCAAGAACCTGAGAACACACGATAAGGGCCGGACATTTCGAGTCATCATGGAAACGCTTCAAGATGAGCTGGGATATCACGTCGAGTATCAAATCATTGATGCCCGGCGTGTTGTGCCACAACATCGTGAGCGGATCTATATCGTCGGATTCCGCGAGCCGCGTGCGTTCAAGTTTCCGGAGCTGACGGACGCAAAACACAGCGTTGCGGACATTCTGGAGCCAGAGGTTGAGGACAAATACACTTTGACTGACAATCTTTGGGCGTATCTGCAGGACTATGCCCGTAAGCACAAAGCAAAAGGCAATGGCTTCGGTTTCGGGCTGGTCGACCTCGCTGGAGTGACCAGAACGTTGAGCGCCCGATACTACAAGGATGGCTCGGAAATACTCATCCCGCAGGACGGCAAGAATCCACGGCGCCTTACACCGCGCGAATGCGCGCGGCTCATGGGCTATCCGGACACGTTCAAGATCGTTTGCAGCGATATGCAAGCCTACAAGCAGTTTGGAAACTCTGTCGCTGTACCGGTCGTGGAGGCCATTGCGAGGGAGGTCGTAGCGTGCCTGAACAGCCCCGTGGTCGACACACAGGATCGAGAGAAGCTACCAACACAGCCGATCTTGATCTAGGCACAATTGAGACAATTCGCGATGTCTTGATCCGCTGGGGTGCCGAAAACTACCGCGAATTTCCCTGGCGCGCCCCGGAGCAACCATGGCACGGTCTGACTGCGGAGATTCTGCTGCAGCGGACGCGCGCGCAATCGGTTATCCCGGTATATCTTAAGTTCACGAACAGGTTCCCCACGCCACTTGATTTGGCAACAGCATCGGTAGAAGAAATCGAGGATGTCATACGTCCGCTCGGGCTCCGGTGGCGCGCGCCACTGCTCAAGCGGCTCGGAGATACTCTGCAGCGGCTGTACGGCGAGGTGCCGGAAACCGAGAAGGCGCTTCGGAAGCTCCCCGGCGTGGGGCCGTACGCAGCTGGCGCGTATCTCAGCCTTCACGCGAACAAGCGCAGCACCATTATCGATGCTAACATCGTACGCTTCGTGGGGCGATTGATGGATCGACCGACCGACGCGGAGTCGAGACGCAAGAAGTGGGTCCGTGACGTTGTTGATGCGCTTACGCCCGGTGACGAGGTGCGCAATTTCAATTACGCGCTCTTGGATTTCACGATGGAGATTTGCGCACCGAAACCGCACTGTGATAAATGTCCTGTCGGAGAGCAACTATGCGCTTACAAACATCGACTATCTGTTGGAAGTGTGACTCCAGATGAGACTGACTGATCTATTTTCCTCAGTTGCAGTAAAGGTCTTGCGCACTGTAGATCTACCTGGCCGAGGTTCCAATCAACACGAAGTGAACGGTGCGGCCGCGCTGCGAGACTTCTTCCAGACGAGCGAACGACTTCAAGGCGAAATCAAGTGGTATTACTTCAGCGAAGACGAAGAGGTTGTGACTGCTGACAGTACGTTCACGTTTTATGACGCCAGAGTGAAGAGTGCAGCCCGTACAGGCCGCTCTGAGTGGCGACTGTACTACTACGGTGATTTTCTCTCAAGGGCAACCGAAGGCGACTTACTTGTGCTTGCCCGCGACAAGAATTCGAGCGTTCACGCTCTTGTGTTCGAGAATGATTCCAGTTGGGTACATGCTGCACGTTATCTCTTCGGGTTCGATAGCGAAGCGGAACAGCTCGTCCTGCTTCCGGAGGAGAGTTTGTCAGCGACTTCCATCGAGTTTGCAAGATCACAGATTCTTGAAGCTCTCGAGATCGCAGTGGACATGTTTGATGGCGATCGCTACCTGGACCTTGTCACGCGAAGGTTCGGGAACCACTTTCCATCAACCAAAGACATGTCCGACTTCGCGCGATCAGTTGAAGAAGTTGATGCGAAGGTCGATCCAGACACTGCACTCACAACCTGGATTCAGTGCGAAGAGAATCTGTTCCGGGCTATTGAGGCCGTGCAGGTGAAGGAGAAACTTGCGGTTGGTTTCGAGGATGTCGATGACTTCATAAGCTACTCGCTTTCGGTGCAGAACCGCAGGAAGTCAAGGATGGGGCATGCGCTCGAAAACCATCTGGCTGCCATCTTCGACGCACACGGCCTAATGTACGAGCGTCAAGTGAGGACTGAAAAGAAGAAATCGGCCGACTTTCTGTTTCCCGGCGGCAGCGAGTATCATGATCCAGACTTCAACGCTTCGCTGCTGGTTATGCTTGCGGCGAAATCCACACTAAAGGATCGATGGAGGCAGATACTCACCGAAGCTGACAGGATTCCTTCAAAGCATCTTTGCACGATCGATACGCGAGTTTCTCGTGAATCGATAGATGAAATGCGCAGCAAGGACGTGATTCTGATCGTGCCCCAAGCTGTCAGACCTGCATATCTCCCCGACCTGCAACGGGTCATGCTTTCAGTTGGTGACTTCATCGCGCAGGTGCAGCAGAAGCAGTTACATTGAATAGAGAGTCAGGACATTGCCGCACGTACGAATCCTACGGTAGAAACAGACACAAGGGATAGAGATGCAATTCGATACCAAGTATGATGACCCGTTTCGACGTATCTCCTCACTTGATCTGCGGCGCGAAGCGGACAATGTATCAGTGCTTAAGCGAGACAATTATTCATCTCATGTTTTCGACCGGCACGCGGCGAAAATCAGATCAGAGATTCTAGTCCAGAGGAAGTAAGTTCTCAGGAGAGGCGAGGAAGCGATGTCTCCGCGCACGTCTCGGAAAGCCTCCTAGTCGCCGCATCCCCGCCACCCACCTACGGCTTGATAACGCCGTGCGGCGCGCACTTGCATCCCCTCGCGCGGTGCGCCAAAATGGACGCCTGCTGCCCCGGTCTGCACGCAGGTCACAGGATCCGAGTCGACATGGAACTTCCGCTGCCGTCTAACGAAACGCTTGTCGAGTACAGCGAGTCGATTCCGTGGCAGATGATCGAAGACCGAAAGCGCGCCTTCAACGACGCCGTCAAGGAATTGGCCGACTCTGGCAGCGACGCCCCGCTCGACCTCGACGCGCTGCATAACCACGTCGGCCTGCCGATCACCGCCTACTATCCCGACGCGCCGCCCGAGCAGGGTAACGTGTTCCTCGCCGAGCACAACGGCCACACGTTCGTGATGGGCAGCACGGTCAGCGCGCGCTACCGCAGCGGCAAATCCCACGCCAAGGCCGTCGTGCCGTACAACTTCAACCCGTCGGTCAATCACACCAATCTGGCGGTCACCGACGCGCCGACCACCCAAATGCGCGCGCTGGGTGCCGAACTGGAGCTGGGCCTGCTGCACCCGGACGGGCGCGGCCCGGTCGAAAACGAGATGCAGACGTTCATCCGCGCGTACTCGCAGCACGCGCGCCGGATCGGCGTCACCCCGCAGATCGACCGCGAGGCGTGCCAGTATCAGGTCGAGTGCCACGTCGCGCCCGGCGTCGGCTATCAGCTCACGCGGGCGTCGCTCGACGGCATCATGGCGTCGCTGATCGCCGCCAGCGAGGTCACCGGCCTGACCACGGCCATCCTGTCGGCCTACCCGATCCTGAGCGACTTCAAGCTCAGCGAAGACTCTAAGGTGATGACCGCGCGCGATCTGATGGTGTGGGTCAACGCCGCGGTCCCCGAATACGGCGAAAAACTGGCGCGCACGAAGGATAAGTACGGCATCGACCCCGACGCCAACGTGATCGAGGTCTTCCGTATTCAGGGCTGCCACATCCACCTCGACGTGGCGGCGCGCTCCGGAGGCGCTCGGCCTCTTGCAGTTCATGACCTTGCTGCGCAGCGCCACGGCCATCGCCAACAGCGCGATCCTCAAGGGCGGGCCGTTCGTCAACGGCACGTGCGACGCCGAGCTGTTGTGCGTCCGCGAGTCGATCCGGTCGACCACCATCACCGGACGCACGCTCGACATGCCGCTGACGCCGCACCTGCGCCCCGGCGACCTCGACAAATACGCCGATTTGCTCAAGAGCGAACGCGTCAACTCGGTCGTGCGCGCGCTGTTGTACGAGGACGGCCTCGGCATCCCCAACAGCGCCATGCACAACCCGATGGGCCGTCTGCGCCCCGACCTGGGCAGCACCAAGCGCATCTGCACGCTGGAGTCGACGGGCATGCCGGTCAACATTTCGGCGTCGCGGCAGGCCGCCGTGCTGACCGACTTCGAGTTCAGCCACGCGCTGATGGAGAACTACTTCCGCGAGCACGGCCTCAACCTCGACCCGATGCGCGAGGACAAGACGCTGTGGGCGATCCTCGGCCCGCTCGACATCGACACCTTCCACGCGCAGCACGCGCAAAGCGACCGTCTCGGGCATGAATTGACGCTCACGACCGCCGCCGGCACCGAGATGAGCGTGCCGGAGTTCTATGAGATGAAGCGCATCTACCTGCACAAGCATCTGGTCGACGTGGCGCAAATCCGCCCGCGCGACATCGACGACGTGTACAGCAGCTTGCAGCGCATGCTCGTGCCGCCGTCGGGTCAGCAGGCCCAGACGGTCGAGCAGTATATCTGCGACACCAAGCTGCGCAGCACGGGCAACTGGGGCCGCATCCTGCGCAACGCGTTCATCGAGGAAGGCGGCACGCCCGGCACCTCCAACCCCGACGCCGTGCTGCGTGTCGTCACGCGCATGCACGCCGCACTGCGCCAGCGCTACCTGCAAGATTGAGGCGCGCAAAACTGGTGCAGCAGTCGATCTCCGTCGTCATCCCGGTCTACAACGGCGCGCTCAGCATCGGGGAACTGGTGCGCCAGCTTCACGAGGCGCTGCCGGCGCTGGCCGCACGGTTCGAGATCGTGCTGGTCGAGGATGACGGGCGCGACAACAGTTGGGACGTCATCCAGCAGCTTTCCGAGCAGTACCCCGGCACCGTGCGCGGCTTCAAGATGGCGCGCAACTTCGGGCAGCACAACGCGCTGCTGTGCGGCCTGCGCGCCGCCACCGGCGACGTCATCGTCACGATGGACGACGACTTGCAGCACCCGGTCGATCAAATTCCGCTACTGCTGGCCGAACTCGACAAGGGCTTCGACGTCGTCTACGGCACGCCGCAGCGCGAGGAGCACAACCGTCTGCGCGCGCTCGCCAGCCAAATCACTAAGCTGGCGCTGCAGAGTACGATGGGCGCGGAAACCGCCCGCAACATCAGCGCGTTCCGGGCGCTGCGCCGGCACATCGTCGCCGCGTCGAACGACTACAACGGGCCGACCGTCGTGCTCGACTCGCTGCTGACGTGGGGCACGCGGCGCTTCTCGGCGGTGAAGGTGCGTCACGATCCGCGCACGCTCGGCGCGTCGAACTACACGTTCCGCAAGCTGCTGAACTACGCCGCCAACATGGTCACCAGCTTTAGTATCGTGCCGCTGCGGATCGCCTCGGTGCTGGGCTTCGGCATGACGCTGTTCGGGATCGGCGTGCTGATCTACGTGCTGGTGCGTTACATGTTCGAAGGCAGCCCGCCGGGGTTCCCGTTCCTCGCGTCGATCATCGCGCTGTTCGGCGGCGCGCAGCTCTTGGCGATCGGCATCATCGGTGAATACCTCGCCCGTATGCACCTGCGCACGATGGGTCGCCCCTCCTACGTCGTCCGCGAGACGACGTCCCCCAAGCCGCCGAGCGTTGAAACGCCCGGCTAAACGAGGTGGCAGTCGTCAGGTGCGGCGCAGCATGCTGCGCCCCCTCACCCCAAACCCCTCTCCCTCGCAAGCGGGGCGAGGGGCTTACAAAGACGCGCATATAGTGCGTAAGGATGCGGCGGCCGTGTTAGAGTGAAAGACGGACCCAGAGGCCACAGAGAGTGCCGTTAGGGTGTCCCGCGGCGGGGTATGCGCCCCCTCACCCCAAACCCCTCTCCCTCGCAAGCGGGGCGAGGGGCTTCAGAAATCTCACGCGTGCCCTACACCCCTCTCCTCGGGAGAGGGGCCGGGGGTGAGGTCAGCGGGGTGAGGGCTTTGTCTGCGGGCGCAGCATGCTGCGCCCCTACGACTACGACGCACGATCGGCCAGCGCGCACTCCGCGTGATGGCTGACGACTGATTCCTGACTCC
It encodes the following:
- a CDS encoding type II toxin-antitoxin system HicB family antitoxin; the protein is MHDYHINVFWSEADGEWIADIPDLEPCSASGATPEDAVREVQIARDLWLRVAAEEGLPIPEPRYRPAIYKAVG
- a CDS encoding YgiT-type zinc finger protein; translated protein: MDDKCHCGGELIERRITHFLEVDGTRYLFENVPVLVCSQCGEKYFRPDVHDMIVHSIHDGAVPDRFEPVAVIDLESLVGP
- a CDS encoding DUF4258 domain-containing protein, encoding MPPADEEIRKHYRDRNFILSAHAHEKSAQRRILSDEIDEAIQAGEVIEDYPNDKYGPSCLLLGLTKAGRPLHIQVSYPPHRKVITVYEPSSDRWEADMRTRKQHG
- the deoC gene encoding deoxyribose-phosphate aldolase, yielding MARKTASINGNGVKQAAVPEPSAELKRNPGMPLDLGWVNRARVNRSAAERRAKTIPARRSVKQDAQAAWLLKAVTCIDLTTLSGDDTPSNVQRLCAKARNPVREDILEALGMADAGITVGAVCVYHQRVADAIAALQGTDIPVAAVSTGFPAGLSPFKQRVEEIHASVEAGAREIDIVITREYALRNEWQKLYDEVKAFREACGDAHIKTILATGELGTLTNVAKASLVAMMAGADFIKTSTGKESVNATLEVSLVMTRAIREYYERTGYLIGYKPAGGIRVAKDALNYQSLMREELGVRWMQPDLFRFGASGLLTDIERQLSHHVTGRYAAKHHMPMG
- a CDS encoding ABC transporter permease, which translates into the protein MTRFLIRRIALLGVTMLFTSIVIFALTQVLPGDIARLQLGREASEAALEAFRDRAGLNDPLPMQYVHWLGGFLTGDWGISYSAGNPPVQPLVLARLSNTLRLAALTLVIAVPLSIALGVVAALRQNSWVDNLISLLSLSVVGLPEFVTGVVLINVFATGLGWFPPTALIAPDFTFGDWLRTLTLPAITATFVLLGYVVRMTRAGMLEELRQPYVQTATLKGLPRRTVIVKHVLRNALMPTVTVVALSVGWLIGGLIVIENVFSFPGLGALLIEAVEGKNIPLLQACVMVVIFFFALANLIADLLYAALNPRIRLG
- the dcm gene encoding DNA (cytosine-5-)-methyltransferase encodes the protein MPKVSKLTFIDLFAGIGGFRIGFERAGCTCVFSSEWNKYAQETYVANYGECPAGDITKIASEIIPDHDILTAGFPCQPFSIAGVSKHNALGSAHGFEHETQGTLFFDVARIIRDRQPAAFVLENVKNLRTHDKGRTFRVIMETLQDELGYHVEYQIIDARRVVPQHRERIYIVGFREPRAFKFPELTDAKHSVADILEPEVEDKYTLTDNLWAYLQDYARKHKAKGNGFGFGLVDLAGVTRTLSARYYKDGSEILIPQDGKNPRRLTPRECARLMGYPDTFKIVCSDMQAYKQFGNSVAVPVVEAIAREVVACLNSPVVDTQDREKLPTQPILI
- a CDS encoding A/G-specific adenine glycosylase, with the protein product MPEQPRGRHTGSREATNTADLDLGTIETIRDVLIRWGAENYREFPWRAPEQPWHGLTAEILLQRTRAQSVIPVYLKFTNRFPTPLDLATASVEEIEDVIRPLGLRWRAPLLKRLGDTLQRLYGEVPETEKALRKLPGVGPYAAGAYLSLHANKRSTIIDANIVRFVGRLMDRPTDAESRRKKWVRDVVDALTPGDEVRNFNYALLDFTMEICAPKPHCDKCPVGEQLCAYKHRLSVGSVTPDETD
- a CDS encoding restriction endonuclease, producing the protein MRLTDLFSSVAVKVLRTVDLPGRGSNQHEVNGAAALRDFFQTSERLQGEIKWYYFSEDEEVVTADSTFTFYDARVKSAARTGRSEWRLYYYGDFLSRATEGDLLVLARDKNSSVHALVFENDSSWVHAARYLFGFDSEAEQLVLLPEESLSATSIEFARSQILEALEIAVDMFDGDRYLDLVTRRFGNHFPSTKDMSDFARSVEEVDAKVDPDTALTTWIQCEENLFRAIEAVQVKEKLAVGFEDVDDFISYSLSVQNRRKSRMGHALENHLAAIFDAHGLMYERQVRTEKKKSADFLFPGGSEYHDPDFNASLLVMLAAKSTLKDRWRQILTEADRIPSKHLCTIDTRVSRESIDEMRSKDVILIVPQAVRPAYLPDLQRVMLSVGDFIAQVQQKQLH
- a CDS encoding glycosyltransferase family 2 protein encodes the protein MQQSISVVIPVYNGALSIGELVRQLHEALPALAARFEIVLVEDDGRDNSWDVIQQLSEQYPGTVRGFKMARNFGQHNALLCGLRAATGDVIVTMDDDLQHPVDQIPLLLAELDKGFDVVYGTPQREEHNRLRALASQITKLALQSTMGAETARNISAFRALRRHIVAASNDYNGPTVVLDSLLTWGTRRFSAVKVRHDPRTLGASNYTFRKLLNYAANMVTSFSIVPLRIASVLGFGMTLFGIGVLIYVLVRYMFEGSPPGFPFLASIIALFGGAQLLAIGIIGEYLARMHLRTMGRPSYVVRETTSPKPPSVETPG